The genomic stretch aaagagagaagctgGAACTTCTTTGATGATTCTGCTGTAGTTAGTAGTGAGCAATGACAACAAATTTCCTAAAGAATTATTTCATGCAGAAACTACAATCTTGGTCATCCCATGAAATGCTTCACTAGTTCTTATATAATTAGGTATACAGTTGTGTTCTTGAAGTTAGTAGTGTCTGCCCCCTTACTATGTATACAATTTTATGGTCGTCTGGACCAAATCTATGTGCATTTTCTTGCATAAGAGTGTTTTTCTACTATTTACTCAAAGAAATAGTTGTGTTGGTACTTGGTAGTATAGCTTGTTAGATACTTGGTAGGTATTTCCCCCCTAGTTCTTATAGAACAAGGTATCCTGAATGAACAGAAATATTCCAAAAGTACCATGTTCAAATATAAGACATGGCATGACACCGAGGCTCTGGTTGATCACATCCGCATATTCCAAAAGTACCATCTTCAAATATAAGACATGACATGACACCGAGGCTCTGGTTGATCACATCCGCATGACGCATCATATAGAAGAAAACATGCAGGGAGAGAATTATTACAAACGAGGGAGACTAAATTGAATGGTTGTATCGAGGCCCAATGGTGACTATATATAAAGTACATAAGCTCGTGTTTCAATCTCTTAGTTAACACATTAGCACCTTTTACTTCAAACACAAACAATGTGTGTTTCTGTTGCGCACTATCAAATCTATCATTAGTGGAACATTTGAATTTTATAGCTCCTAATGTGCAAAGTAATGATCCTGTTTGTTTGTCCTTGTAGTCTGAAGTATTCGCTGTTGCATTCGCTGTCCTGGCAGCTGGGGCTATAATTCTGACCTTGAATGTTCTGCTTCTGGTAAGACCTTTTTCCTCTACACACAAACAcagtcacacatgcacatgactGTTGGAGATCAATTGCCTCTGTGCTAATCAAAGTACCTTCCTAGAAGTTCTACAATTATTTATTCAATCACTTTTCAGGGTGGACACATCATCTTCTTCCAAAGCCTGAGTCTTCTTGGCTATTGCCTGTTTCCACTGGATGTTGGTGCTCTAGTTTGCATGCTGAAGGACAATGTCATACTTAAGATTGTCGTGGTGACAATCACATTGGCATGGAGCTCCTGGGCTGCATATCCATTCATGAGTGCTGCTGTTAACCCAAGGAGAAAAGCTCTGGCCCTATATCCTGTCTTCCTCATGTATATCTCAGTTGGTTTCCTCATAATTGCCATTGATTAATGAAGGTGGCCAAGCTTTGTAGTAACATCTGAAGAGTTGAGTGGATGATTGAACCACCAGAATACATACAAGTTTGAGTAGACAATGCTTCTACCCTCATGGAGTCTTTGTGAATTGCCTCGTGGGGATTTTGGTCTTTACATGGGCAGGAGGCTTAAGGTTGTAAAATTAGTCGAAAATTTATATCTGTTGTAAAGGGCATGAACATTGGACCACTGAATTGGCTGTCAAGCTTTCTTATACTACCATATGCTGTTCAAAATTCAACTACTCAAGTATTCGATTATTCCTTCAATAGTCTTTCGAAGGTGCATCCTGTGTTAATAAGCCGACTAGGATTACCTGGGCCTCAGTGATCAAATCTTGGGATGAGGCTGAGAGACGCCCTCTGCATTGTCTCAGAAGTCATAATGACAAGACTGAGAGCAACTCCCAGCAATGCCTGCTTGGGACATCATCTTGGGCTAAGCCCTTGATTCTAGGTGCTTTCtcgaaataaataaaatcaaaaGTAGGGATTAAGAGAGGATTACATATGCTATCTGTTTTACCCCATAATGGCATAATCTGTCATAGAATTCATAAGATACCCTATATTTCAAGATGGAGAGATTACCCCATAATCTGTCATAGAATTCATAAGATACCCTACATTTCAAGATGGAGAGATTACCCCATAATCTATCATAGAATTCATAAGATACCCTATATATTTCAAGATGGAGAGATTATCAGGGAGTTTGACGGGAGGCTGTTGAGATGGTTGACGATTGGCTCGACGGTGATGCCATATTGAGGGAAATGAGGCAAGAACGGCAATTGAAGCGGCATAGTGGGGGATGGAAGAACCGAACGAGGATTACCGCGGGGAGAAAAGTGTAAGTGACGTTATTAAGTCACCGCATGGTGCAGTAGATTCCCATTTTCTACTCCTGAGTCGTGACTCATTTTCCCCAACCAAAGATTGCCTTGTTCGTTtggcagaaagtactgttggcatttcttaatcCTACGAGCAAGTGCGGGCCATGTCCATGTCCTATTCCTGCCCCTTTCCGTGAGACATTTCTTGAGGGCGCAGTGACCATGGAACCATCTCAGAATATAGTATGGTTAATTCTTGTTCAAGCTCTGCACTCTCAAGACTTCATTCTCCAGATGCAGAATACATATCATCATTATTTCTTCTTCCTGATAAATTCTGAAACAAGTTTCTGAATGGATATAGATTACAATCACTTGTGCATAAATTCGTTCCACGCATGTCTTAATCATGAGTTTCACGTGCATGATGTATACTTTACTCCATTGCTATTGCCCAAATAAGTAGCTCGGTGCTTACTCGCTGCTCAGGTTGTCAGCAAGTTTACTTTACTGAACACACACACGCACAGACACACAGTAGCTGATATGTCTGCGAGCAAAGTTGCTGATGCTAACCAAGGGATCGGCGAAACAACGGTTCCCGCCGCCGTCTGCGGCCCTTTTGAGCCCTGCGTGTGGGGCGACTTCTTTGTGGCCTACACACCTCCTCCCCTACAGGCAGGCGGACATGCATCTCGATCGATCCATTGGCAAATGCCAAATGCTACTGTATAATCGTATTAATTAGTTTACATCATATATAGTATGGTTAATTCTTAGATATTTGATTGTACGATTCGTGCATGCATAAGCACACTAGCAGAGGCCAGAGGAGTGGATGAGAGGGAGGGTGGAGCAGCTCAAGTGGGAAGTGCGCCGGATGTTTCAGGCCGGCAATGCCATGGACCTGCCTGATGATACCGTGACTCTAGTGGACGCGCTGGAACGCCTTGGCGTAGACAACCATTTCCGCGAGGAGATCGACGTCGCGTTAAGCCGGATCCATGGCGATGGCGAGGACGACACGGACGTTGGCAGCTCCCACAACCTGCACGCAGTTGCGCTCCGGTTTTGCCTGCTTAGGCAACATGGCTTCTGGGTGCCTACAGGTACGTATCGATCCGCTAGCTACTATGGAAACCTCATCAGCTGGTCTttgcaagaaaaagaaaattttgtAAAGATTTCCAACATGAGTAACCTGAATATATTCATCCAGATGTGTTTGACAAATTCAGAGATGGCATGAGAGGTTTCAACGCAGAATTGAGACATAACCCAAGGGGCCTGCTTACCCTGTACAACGCCGCTCACATGGCAGTCCCAGGAGAGGCAGTCCTAGACGACGCCATGGCCTTTGCCAGGCGCCACCTGGAGGCCGACGCTGCAAGAGGCAAGCTCAGGTCACCGCTGGCGGAGCAGGTGTGCCGTGCGCTGGAGACACCGGGGCCCCGGTTCATGCGCCGACTGGAGACCATGCACTACATCACCGAGTACGAGAGAGAGGAGGGCCATAACGCCACCGTGCTCGAGCTCGCGAGGCTGGACTTGAACCTCGTCAGATCTCTCCACCTCAAGGAGCTCAGATCGCTCACCTTGTAAGTCCATAAACCATATACTATGAAAACAGAAAAATTTATATATAtgaaaaaaatggaaaatgtaaGTCCATAAACATTTATTATATACATAATATATGGAATCTTATCTTCGATTCTCATCACATCAATGATGGACACGGCCGGGTTTAATCAATGCAATTTCATCtgatgaagatggtggaggaATCTGTATAACGATGTGAAGCTGCCCTATGCTCGGGACCGCATTGTGGAACCGTATTTCTACGCTTGTGGCATTTTTCATGAGGAGGAGAATTCGCACATACGGATAGTTTTCACCAAGGTGTTTGTGTTGTTGGGCTTGATGGATGACACCTACGATGTCCACGCCACCTTGGAGGAGTGCCAAATGTTAAATGAAGCAATACAAAGGTATATCTATATATGCATATATAGTTTACATAAGGTTAATTTTGGCTAATATTTTGTATGATCGATCCATAGCTGCAACAGCATATTAATTAGTAATTACATGCTAGTTGTTGGGCATTGGTATTCGTATAGAGAACTATTTTTATGTCTCGATCGATCACAAGGACTGACGCATGAATAAAAGATTCTTCAGTTCATGATTATAAAGTAATTACACTAGTCAAAAATTCAATGTATATGTCACTATTATCTGCAGGTGGGATGAAACTGCTGCCACTTCTCTACCGAAATATATGCGCATGTTGTACATCAAAACACTGAGAAACATCAATGGAATCGAGGATATTCTGGAACCGTTTGAGAAATACCGCATGATGGCTTACATACAAAAACAGGTATGTCACCTCACTGTAGTCGCAGTGTCGACTAGCAACTAAGTCTTAGAGGTTCTGTTGTTTCCTTGGACCATATGTCTTAATCATCTGATTGTCTGTATATAGCTTTTCAATCCCGTTTCGGTATATTTTCTATAGTCAACCACAATTTTTCTAGCTAAATGGTGTTTTTGAATGACCTAAACTTCTAATCATAAGGCATATTTTAATTGTGCAGTATAAATTACAGTCGAACAATTACCTTCAAGAGGCCAAATGGTCCAATGGAAAGCATATCCCAAGCTTGAAGGAGCATGCGGATGTGACACTTATGTCGACGGGTTTGCCGTTTCTGTTCTCCCTGGCGCTAATGGCCGCGggccaagtggtagtaaccaaagaaTCACTGGAGTGGGCACTCAGTGTGCCTACCATGGTGCGTGCTAGTGGAGAAATAGGTCGTCTCCTCAATGATATATCTTCTTATAAGGTAAATCTATATGTATTCCTAACCCCTAGTATTAAAGAATCTATTTTTTCTCTTTTATCTAAAAGGGTCATCCATGTCTCTCCATCCGAGTCGAACTGCACCAACGTTTACTCTACTCTCTGCCCATCAAGACAAGTCCGTACAtgattagggcctgtttggttcctgCCTTGGTGAGCAAATGCCGGCCAGGCAACAGATCCTGTCCAACCGGCAGTCAAAATCAATGGCCAAGCAAGCAACCAAACATTCCCTAGGTGCACTCCATTTTTATTGCAGCAATTTGGTCACCTTACACATGCATcttcgtgcgcagagaggaaaGAACAAGAACGATGTGGCCAGCACCGTGGAGAGCTACATGAAGGAACATGGTGCGACGGGGGAGGAGGCGATGGCGGCTATCAAAACGATGGTGGAGCAAGCATGGAGGAGGATAAATGGGGCGTGTATGGAGCTAGGCCGCACCATGCAACCAGCGCTGCAATGGTTGGTGGCCATGACAAGGATGCTAGAGGTTTTCTACCTTCATGGCAGGGACGGCCTCACCTACGgctatgacatcaaggagattgTCGCCTTCCTCTTCCTGAAGCAAGTCCCGGTTTAAGCAATGTTGTTGTCTCCTTTTTCATTTCTTAAAAATTCCCCTCTCTTTCGCCCTCTTCTGTTGGTGTAACTTTGTACTCTTTTTTTACCCAAATTAATTTCAAGCAAGGGCCGAGGCCCCTCCTATTCCCTTAAAAAAAGTTGTTGTTAGCATACAAGGACCAATCCATgagatatactccctccatcttaaactataaattattctaactttcttagagagtcaaatcatctcaagattgatcaaatttatataacaaaataataatatttatgatatcaaataagaATCATTAGATtgttcattatttatatttttatggtatatctatttgatgtcataaatctttctaattttctctataattttgattaAACTTGAGATGCTAAGATTCTCAAAAAAGTTTAAAtaactataatttggaatggagggagtactccaCATGTTCGTATCTCAGTGTTGTTGTATACTGGTACCACTTGGTTCTAGTAATAAAACAAATATGATCGCCTAGCCTGTTGAGCCTTGTCACTTGGCTTTAGCTCCACTATACGAAAGCCTCACGAAATAGTGATAGCGGTCATGGTCAAGGTAAGGTCCGCTAAGTGGTAAGAACTGTTAGCTAATTTGTCGTAAAAAAACATTATTAAAGATTGATACAGTGACTGTTTTGTCGTTTGCATTCTGCAACTTCTCATGGGTTACGGCGTTGATCCAATTGGACCCAAATGTACGCGTGCGCCTTCTCACCCGTTTCCATCACGAAGTATATATTTGTATCATATAAGCTGACTAAAAGTATCACTTGTGCACTCAAGACGAAACGAATCCATCCTTGCTCTTAATTTCTccatccattctaaattataagatattttggcttttctagataattCATTTCACTTTGTTTCTAGATATACACTGTACATATAAAtgcatagcaaaaactttgCATATAGAAAAGCCTAAACATTTTACAATtttgaatggagggagtatattagcAATGTATTTCTGCATAAAGCTGATTCATAGTCAGTTAGACACATAcgataaaaaaaatcaacaaacAGGAATGTTAATCTGAAAGAAGAAATCTGGTCAAAGTTGTGTGCTCCCTTTATAACGTAAGATGTTATACAGCGCACAGTTGTAAACGAATTTAATCACTCACACACCTCACGCGTTGACGTTAACATTTTGGACAAGCACTAGTCAGTGCACAAAGAGTAGCGCAACAAGAGTGAGACAATAGTATCCCAGAGCATCAACACGATGCTTCCCCTGCACTTGGAATGCCACGATGGCTCGGCACAGAGTTGCTCCTCTATCCAAATCACATGGTAAGCATACAGCCAAGGCACCTGAATCGTGCCCCACAGGTCATGCTATCTGCTTGATGCACAGCCCAATATCAgtaaacatgccaaacacaccagCTGAGGTTGTATAGGTTGGAAACTTTTACCTTGTTGCATGTGACTTTGTGTTACATCACGTCATTCTATTTAGACGAATGCTCTGGCTTTTCCGCGGCATAGGCTCCAGTGATGCAATCACCTGAGGCATGGTCATTCCTCCTGAAACAATTATTTCTGCAGGAACCAAAAGAATGAATAATACAATGGCATCTCAATCCTAGCAAGCAATAATTCAATGGATTTGTATTTGTAATGCAAAATTGACTAGATGGCAAAAATTCAAGGAAAGTTGCCACATGGCATAATAATATATAGAAAGGCTAGGCATCATAGGAACAAAACTACCATACCAATTCCTTCCCGAATGGATAAATTAGGTCTTATAATCTCCTCAGAGTTCACCAGAAATATGTCACCGATGTATAGATGATTTGTTGGCACatacacactacacagttcttcatCGCCTTTGTCAGTCTGCAATAAGAGAAGTACATCCACATCAAAGGGGAGCATGCATGTATGAcatgacaaaatcaaaagtaaataGCATGTAGCagttcatttttatttataaagcATCATATGGTCACTAGAAGTATGAATTTCGCTTCAGCAACTTTTCTATATATAGAGTATGAATTTTGCTTCAGCAACTTTTCTATATATAGAATATGAAATTTGCTTCAGCAACTTTTCTATATATAGAAGATCAAGTACCTGAAGGACCACCGTTGATGTTATGAATCCAAATGCATATTCACCAATTCGTGGATGACGAATTATTGCAACTTCTTTGAAAGCTGTTGTATTTTGATCTGTCAACAAAATAATTACATAAGAAATCTTCTTGTGCAAAATATCTTAAATTATATGCTTATAAAAACAGAATCGTGTGCAATAGAATCTGCCTAACCTGGTGAAATTGCAGTGCTGACTTGCTTTGACGCTGAATATAGATGCCTTACAAATGGCATTTTCTTTATAAACCACTCTCCTACCCAGAAGATGGTTGAACCAACCCATGAAGAAACAAATAGTCCAACCAGAAATATGAATACCAGAGAAGTCAAAAAACCAAGACCTGCAATCGatcatgaaaataaataagCATTTGAGACAATGGGTACTGGACACCGTAGCAAGAATAGATGAAGTTTCATCCAATTATTTATATAGAAGAGGATCTTAAAACAAGATTGTATTCCACCAAATTTTCCAAAGAGACAGAGTTTCAATACTATTCTCGGCATCATAATGCGGGGTCCACATACTACCAAATCATAGTGCAAACTGTTCTGTTAACTCTGTTGAAGGATATTTCTTAGGAATATTGGTGATCGCATTCATGGCACCACTATATGGGTGACATGTCAACAAAATATCCTCAGGGATAAAATACGAGATCAAAATATAGCCTTTCCTTAGTTTACAATCACCATATACAGCAAGTTTGAAGTATTTGAACAAGGATTACCAAATATGTCGACTCCAAATTTTGCATATAAGGGACTGAAAAAACCATCAACAAATTGAATAAACCACCATGTGATGAAGAATGTGACTGCAACAGGGAAAAGGACTACGCTGCATACATAAACACAAGAAATATATCATCCATAAATAGAAGGTGATCCATATATATGGTAACTGGTTTAAATCAATTCTTGTGAAGGGTGTACCATCCAGTCATAAATTTTCTTGAGACCCAACTTTGAAGAACAGCACAGCATGCCTGCACAAATATACCAGGTTAGCCATGAACAATAATTGTTACTCAGTCTGCACATAATTGTTACTCAGTCTGCACATAATAATAAAGTTATGTTTGCAAAATAGTTAACATTTATTCAATATTCCTGGAGATGCACAGGTCTAACATGTGTGCTGTCATAGTCGAACTAACAATTTAAACAGCAAGCCATaagggcaaaaaaaaaacattaagCGAAGTAAAAAAACAAGTTTGGCCTCCAGAGATGAAGAACTGTAAGTTTTTCTCAATCATGCATGACAGATTTCTTTCCAAGGACAGGCACATAGGGAAAACACATGTTTGGGTGCTGAGATAGAACCAAGGGACTGATTCGACCCAGATACTTTATCTTCACTGCCTTAATATACTAATGCTAACCTCAGATCATAACAAGTGTGCTTCTTGGAGCGAATGAGCAATTTGAAAATAAGAAGAAGAAACATGGAAAACATACTTCACCTCTACAACATCCACATTTCTCTATATGAGTGCCTTAGTCATTATAGATTTAAAACCGGATCATGTTATATCACCTCATATAATAGAGTAAAGAGTAAAACAAGTACATAACTTCACAAACTATCTTGTATTTAAAAAGTTTTGGGCTACAAGACTGCACCACAATACGACAGCAATCACACCAACTTAAACTCAATCACAAATAAGAAACATATATAACTATGCAGCAACCACGCTGCAACAATCATCTTCAGACTAGTAGACTCCAGAAAACACGTAATCCATCGTAT from Sorghum bicolor cultivar BTx623 chromosome 3, Sorghum_bicolor_NCBIv3, whole genome shotgun sequence encodes the following:
- the LOC110433764 gene encoding probable terpene synthase 2, encoding MRGRVEQLKWEVRRMFQAGNAMDLPDDTVTLVDALERLGVDNHFREEIDVALSRIHGDGEDDTDVGSSHNLHAVALRFCLLRQHGFWVPTDVFDKFRDGMRGFNAELRHNPRGLLTLYNAAHMAVPGEAVLDDAMAFARRHLEADAARGKLRSPLAEQVCRALETPGPRFMRRLETMHYITEYEREEGHNATVLELARLDLNLVRSLHLKELRSLTL
- the LOC8062381 gene encoding (+)-germacrene D synthase, with amino-acid sequence MDDTYDVHATLEECQMLNEAIQRWDETAATSLPKYMRMLYIKTLRNINGIEDILEPFEKYRMMAYIQKQLFNPVSYKLQSNNYLQEAKWSNGKHIPSLKEHADVTLMSTGLPFLFSLALMAAGQVVVTKESLEWALSVPTMVRASGEIGRLLNDISSYKRGKNKNDVASTVESYMKEHGATGEEAMAAIKTMVEQAWRRINGACMELGRTMQPALQWLVAMTRMLEVFYLHGRDGLTYGYDIKEIVAFLFLKQVPV
- the LOC8062382 gene encoding protein LIKE COV 2 — its product is MAEEKESTSIPLSQAAEAVDPEDPAKSPPRPSSPTTSTRKACCAVLQSWVSRKFMTGCVVLFPVAVTFFITWWFIQFVDGFFSPLYAKFGVDIFGLGFLTSLVFIFLVGLFVSSWVGSTIFWVGEWFIKKMPFVRHLYSASKQVSTAISPDQNTTAFKEVAIIRHPRIGEYAFGFITSTVVLQTDKGDEELCSVYVPTNHLYIGDIFLVNSEEIIRPNLSIREGIEIIVSGGMTMPQVIASLEPMPRKSQSIRLNRMT